From one Flavobacteriales bacterium genomic stretch:
- a CDS encoding CoA transferase subunit A — translation MNKLVAGPDEALDGLKDNMTLMVGGFGLCGIPENLIAAMVRRGTKSLTCISNNAGVDDFGLGLLLKTRQVKKMISSYVGENDEFERQMLSGELEVELIPQGTLAERCRAGGAGIPAFFTPAGYGTEVGEGKEAREFNGKMHVLESWLRADFALVKAWKGDRFGNLVYKRTARNFNPMMAMAGKVTVAEVEQLVEPGELDPDQIHTPGIFVQRIFQGTGYEKRIEQRTVRKRA, via the coding sequence ATGAACAAGTTGGTGGCCGGGCCCGATGAGGCCCTCGATGGCCTGAAGGACAACATGACGCTCATGGTGGGCGGCTTCGGGCTGTGCGGCATCCCGGAGAACCTGATCGCGGCCATGGTGCGCCGGGGAACGAAAAGCCTCACCTGCATCAGCAACAACGCGGGCGTCGATGACTTCGGCTTGGGCCTGCTGCTGAAGACGCGGCAGGTCAAGAAGATGATCAGCAGCTATGTGGGCGAGAACGACGAGTTCGAGCGGCAGATGCTCAGCGGAGAATTGGAGGTGGAACTGATCCCCCAAGGCACGCTGGCCGAACGCTGCCGTGCGGGCGGTGCCGGCATCCCGGCGTTCTTCACGCCTGCGGGCTATGGCACCGAGGTGGGCGAGGGGAAGGAGGCCCGCGAGTTCAACGGCAAGATGCACGTGCTCGAGAGCTGGCTCCGCGCCGATTTCGCATTGGTGAAGGCCTGGAAGGGCGATCGTTTCGGCAACCTCGTGTACAAGCGCACGGCGCGCAATTTCAATCCCATGATGGCCATGGCGGGCAAGGTCACCGTGGCCGAAGTGGAGCAGCTCGTGGAGCCCGGCGAGCTCGATCCGGATCAGATCCACACGCCGGGCATCTTCGTGCAGCGCATCTTCCAAGGCACCGGCTACGAGAAGCGCATCGAGCAGCGCACGGTGCGCAAGCGCGCCTGA
- a CDS encoding homogentisate 1,2-dioxygenase: protein MPIYHTLGKIPHKRHTVFKNGKDRFFYEQLFGTIGFDGMSTLSYHTHRPTMVKELRKPKDVSPKIAIEKNMRSLRLHGFKTKPEKDHLAARKTILVNSDCAIVLAAPQAKSVDYFYKNADCDEMIFVHKGSGTLRTFLGNIDFKYGDYLMIPRGMIYTMEFKDSDNRLFIVESHRPMYTPKRYRNYFGQLLEHSPFCERDIRRPKKLETHDEKGDFVIKVKKQNMLHELVYASHPFDVVGWDGYNYPYAFSIHDFEPITGRVHQPPPVHQTFETDAFVVCSFCPRLYDYHPQAIPAPYNHSNIDSDEVLYYVDGDFMSRNDIGPGHISLHPAGIPHGPHPGAMERSIGKKVTDELAVMVDTFKPLMVTEECLKIDDGKYWKSWVE from the coding sequence ATGCCCATCTACCACACCCTCGGCAAGATCCCGCACAAGCGGCACACCGTGTTCAAGAACGGCAAGGACCGCTTCTTCTATGAGCAGCTCTTCGGCACCATCGGCTTCGATGGCATGAGCACCCTGAGCTACCACACTCACCGCCCAACAATGGTGAAGGAACTGCGTAAGCCGAAGGACGTGAGCCCCAAGATCGCCATCGAGAAGAACATGCGCTCGCTGCGCCTGCACGGCTTCAAGACCAAGCCGGAGAAGGACCACCTGGCCGCCCGCAAGACCATCCTGGTGAACAGCGACTGCGCCATCGTGCTCGCCGCGCCGCAGGCGAAGAGCGTGGACTACTTCTACAAGAACGCCGATTGCGATGAGATGATCTTCGTCCACAAGGGCAGCGGTACCCTTCGCACCTTCCTGGGCAACATCGACTTCAAGTACGGCGACTACCTGATGATCCCCCGCGGGATGATCTACACGATGGAGTTCAAGGACAGCGACAACCGCCTGTTCATCGTGGAGAGCCACCGCCCCATGTACACGCCGAAGCGCTACCGCAATTACTTCGGCCAACTGCTGGAGCATTCGCCGTTCTGCGAGCGCGACATCCGCCGCCCGAAGAAGCTGGAGACGCACGACGAGAAGGGCGACTTCGTGATCAAGGTGAAGAAGCAGAACATGCTGCACGAGCTGGTGTACGCCAGCCACCCCTTCGATGTGGTGGGCTGGGACGGCTACAACTATCCCTACGCCTTCAGCATCCACGACTTCGAGCCCATCACCGGCCGCGTGCACCAGCCGCCGCCCGTGCACCAGACCTTCGAGACCGATGCCTTCGTGGTGTGCAGCTTCTGCCCGCGCCTCTACGACTACCACCCGCAGGCCATCCCCGCGCCGTACAACCACAGCAACATCGACAGCGACGAGGTGCTCTACTACGTGGACGGCGACTTCATGAGCCGCAACGACATCGGCCCCGGCCACATCAGCCTGCACCCCGCCGGCATCCCGCACGGCCCGCACCCCGGTGCCATGGAGCGCAGCATCGGCAAGAAAGTGACCGATGAGCTGGCCGTGATGGTGGACACCTTCAAGCCGCTGATGGTGACGGAGGAGTGCTTGAAGATCGATGATGGGAAGTATTGGAAGAGTTGGGTGGAGTGA
- a CDS encoding CoA transferase subunit B, translated as MALTKEQMAKRIARELRDGYYVNLGIGIPTLVANYIPEGMNVVLQSENGILGMGPFPFEGEEDADLINAGKQTVTLLPGSSIFDSPTSFAMIRGQHVQLTVLGAMEVSDSGDIANWKIPGKMVKGMGGAMDLVASADNIIVCMMHANKAGESKLLKQCSLPLTGVGCVKKVVTDLGVFDITPEGFELIERAPGVSVEEIKAKTEGRLVAKGEVPEMAL; from the coding sequence ATGGCGCTCACCAAGGAACAGATGGCCAAGCGCATCGCGCGCGAGCTGCGCGATGGCTACTACGTGAATCTCGGCATCGGCATACCCACTCTGGTGGCCAACTACATCCCCGAAGGGATGAACGTGGTGCTGCAGAGCGAGAACGGGATCCTGGGCATGGGGCCCTTCCCCTTTGAGGGCGAAGAGGACGCCGACCTGATCAACGCCGGCAAGCAGACCGTGACCCTGCTTCCCGGAAGCAGCATCTTCGACAGCCCTACCAGCTTCGCGATGATACGCGGGCAGCACGTGCAGCTCACTGTTCTGGGCGCCATGGAAGTGAGCGACAGCGGCGATATCGCCAACTGGAAGATCCCCGGCAAGATGGTGAAGGGCATGGGCGGCGCCATGGACCTGGTGGCCAGCGCCGACAACATCATCGTGTGCATGATGCACGCCAACAAGGCTGGCGAGAGCAAGTTGCTGAAGCAATGCTCCCTGCCCCTAACGGGCGTGGGCTGCGTGAAGAAGGTGGTCACCGATCTCGGGGTGTTCGACATCACCCCCGAGGGCTTTGAGTTGATCGAACGCGCACCGGGTGTGAGCGTGGAGGAGATCAAGGCGAAGACCGAAGGGCGCTTGGTGGCGAAGGGCGAAGTGCCGGAGATGGCCTTATAG
- a CDS encoding glycosyltransferase family 39 protein produces the protein MKASTAVSPLGWRWALGISSAVLLAYIGIRAHTVSFGWDEAFTYMHHVRKGKLVLLEHDLSTANHHALNVWGMWLFMKLFGPNDFAMRVPNLIGGLVYFYAAMRLSLLSRSKVLALASFVILCAHPYLLDFFSLARGYGISNGLLLLSLWLLHRFATEGRQQRFALRSVAAAALAVLAHTVLLNYLLALLAVVAVLLLLDAKRNGSLLVSKELLGTIVGVAAVLGFVIWNAIGMRAGGALFHGSEDLWEGTLGSLARMMAYRQDLPWEPLPIMGAFLILLVVACVAAVVIARRTSAVQPVWLGLAVIGIMLLAFQVQHAMLGLNWPAVRTGLFIVPLLGWLLVSAVQAWSIAQRVPVFVAAVVAVALLVHFARSANLEVASEWRECGPVRELTRAAIADHQPRSARRPVITISTNVPCGSSLIYYLRTAGTPWMVNVHQPDYRTVPHCDYHLGAIDPAAATELGWTLVGHSAAAGTALYRDEAMHRSFEETVFEATIPAFEADDTTRHGLPKPSVSWTVPEGMGNERVLVAGSVRAVEQSDASWLTLVIDQYREGERIGRIDVASHGQVPSYGEWYDAGIVYMPKDLKPGDELRFDVIPYLLAPRIHLGDMRLVVSR, from the coding sequence ATGAAAGCCTCAACAGCCGTTTCACCACTTGGATGGCGCTGGGCGCTCGGCATTTCCTCCGCCGTCCTGCTGGCCTACATCGGCATCCGCGCGCATACGGTGTCATTCGGATGGGACGAAGCCTTCACGTACATGCACCATGTCCGCAAGGGCAAGCTGGTGCTCCTGGAGCATGATCTCTCCACGGCCAATCACCATGCGCTGAACGTATGGGGCATGTGGCTCTTCATGAAGCTCTTCGGCCCGAATGATTTCGCCATGCGCGTTCCGAACCTGATCGGCGGGCTGGTCTATTTCTATGCGGCGATGCGCCTTTCGCTGCTATCAAGGAGCAAGGTGCTGGCCCTGGCCTCCTTCGTCATCCTCTGCGCGCATCCGTACCTGCTCGATTTCTTCAGCCTGGCGCGGGGCTATGGCATCTCCAATGGATTGTTGCTGCTCTCGCTCTGGCTGCTTCATCGATTCGCCACCGAAGGGCGGCAGCAGCGGTTCGCGCTGCGCAGCGTGGCGGCAGCTGCGTTGGCCGTGCTGGCGCATACGGTGCTGCTCAATTATCTGCTCGCGCTCCTGGCCGTGGTGGCGGTGCTCCTGCTCCTCGATGCGAAGCGCAACGGTTCACTGCTTGTGAGCAAGGAGCTGCTGGGCACGATCGTTGGCGTTGCCGCGGTGCTCGGCTTCGTAATCTGGAATGCGATCGGCATGCGCGCGGGTGGAGCCCTCTTCCACGGGAGCGAAGACCTTTGGGAAGGAACGCTGGGGTCCTTGGCGCGCATGATGGCCTACCGGCAGGATCTGCCTTGGGAGCCTTTGCCTATCATGGGGGCCTTCCTGATTCTCCTGGTCGTGGCGTGCGTGGCGGCAGTGGTCATCGCACGCCGAACATCAGCGGTGCAGCCGGTATGGCTGGGCTTGGCGGTCATCGGGATCATGCTGCTGGCCTTTCAGGTGCAACACGCCATGCTTGGCCTCAATTGGCCTGCGGTGCGCACGGGGCTCTTCATCGTGCCTTTGCTTGGGTGGCTGCTCGTGAGCGCGGTGCAAGCGTGGTCGATTGCCCAGCGCGTCCCAGTCTTCGTTGCGGCTGTTGTGGCAGTGGCCTTGCTCGTGCATTTCGCCCGTTCAGCGAACCTCGAGGTCGCGTCGGAGTGGCGCGAATGCGGGCCGGTGCGCGAACTCACCCGTGCAGCCATCGCCGATCACCAGCCCCGAAGCGCACGCCGACCGGTAATTACGATCAGCACCAATGTGCCCTGCGGCTCCTCGCTGATCTACTACCTGCGCACAGCCGGCACGCCGTGGATGGTGAACGTGCATCAGCCGGACTACCGCACCGTGCCGCATTGTGATTATCACCTCGGGGCCATCGATCCAGCGGCTGCTACGGAGCTGGGTTGGACGCTCGTGGGCCATTCCGCCGCTGCGGGCACCGCGCTGTATCGGGACGAGGCCATGCACCGGTCGTTCGAGGAGACCGTGTTCGAGGCGACGATCCCCGCCTTTGAAGCAGATGACACCACGCGGCATGGCCTGCCCAAGCCGAGCGTGAGCTGGACGGTGCCAGAAGGCATGGGCAATGAGCGCGTGCTGGTGGCCGGTTCGGTTCGGGCCGTGGAGCAGAGCGATGCCAGCTGGCTCACGCTCGTGATCGATCAGTACCGCGAGGGCGAGCGCATCGGGCGGATCGATGTCGCATCGCACGGGCAGGTGCCCAGCTACGGCGAGTGGTACGATGCCGGGATCGTATACATGCCCAAGGACCTCAAGCCGGGCGATGAACTCCGCTTCGACGTGATTCCATACCTGTTGGCTCCGCGCATCCACTTGGGCGATATGCGGCTGGTGGTCTCGCGTTGA
- a CDS encoding AAA family ATPase, translating into MGKGSIRKPRTVNLPDNLTKKPLEDVIYLVAQTLEVDVDDSEWKGADKKIKDEIKEVEALMKAIEDRLGKDKVNVSDELKAIKTEITDLKSRKPLDLIVKLQNGKTSDLGKQHFQLPTLIKVLSTGLNVYLVGPAGAGKTHAAIQCAKALDVPFHFTGAVASEFKLTGFIDAQGRIVSTEFRKAFENGGLFLFDEIDASYPQAVLAFNAALANDYMDFPDKRVQRHEKFFCIAAANTYGQGADRQYVGRNQLDAASLDRFVFVDWKYDENLETALAGNEDWSKYVQKIRRFIEENKIRHVVSPRASMFGAKLLAAGLAKEEVEATILWKGIDQATRNKILAGVRPKTDIKAPKEGRFEAQVEEGDEVKKGDLIGQLTVGNGYNSYGYNREVVEIKAPQSGSLVSLLQSESVKSGTVLATVIHSKE; encoded by the coding sequence ATGGGAAAAGGCAGCATTCGGAAACCACGCACGGTTAACCTCCCGGACAACCTTACCAAGAAACCGCTCGAAGACGTCATCTACCTCGTCGCACAAACCTTGGAGGTGGATGTAGATGACAGCGAATGGAAAGGAGCTGATAAAAAGATCAAAGACGAGATCAAAGAGGTTGAGGCCTTGATGAAGGCCATTGAGGACCGACTCGGCAAGGACAAGGTGAATGTCTCTGATGAGTTGAAGGCGATCAAGACCGAGATCACAGACCTCAAGTCGAGGAAGCCCTTGGACCTTATCGTGAAGCTCCAGAATGGCAAGACCAGTGACCTCGGCAAGCAGCATTTTCAGCTACCTACACTCATCAAGGTGCTCTCGACGGGATTGAATGTGTACTTGGTGGGTCCTGCGGGCGCGGGCAAGACGCATGCTGCCATTCAATGTGCAAAGGCGCTTGATGTACCATTCCACTTCACTGGCGCAGTTGCCAGCGAGTTCAAGCTCACTGGGTTTATCGATGCGCAAGGCAGGATCGTTTCGACCGAGTTCCGGAAGGCGTTCGAGAACGGCGGTCTATTCCTGTTCGATGAGATCGATGCTAGCTACCCCCAAGCGGTTCTGGCCTTCAATGCCGCTCTTGCCAATGACTACATGGACTTCCCGGACAAGCGCGTTCAACGACATGAGAAGTTCTTCTGCATCGCGGCTGCCAACACATACGGCCAAGGAGCGGACAGGCAGTATGTAGGTCGGAATCAACTGGACGCTGCTTCACTGGATCGATTCGTGTTCGTTGATTGGAAATACGACGAGAACCTTGAAACCGCGCTGGCCGGGAACGAGGATTGGAGCAAGTACGTTCAGAAGATACGTCGATTCATTGAGGAGAACAAGATCAGGCATGTGGTGAGTCCGCGTGCTTCAATGTTCGGTGCTAAGCTCTTAGCGGCCGGGCTAGCCAAGGAGGAAGTTGAGGCTACGATTTTGTGGAAGGGCATAGATCAAGCCACACGCAATAAGATCCTCGCAGGTGTGAGGCCCAAGACGGATATCAAGGCTCCCAAAGAGGGCAGATTTGAGGCTCAGGTGGAAGAGGGAGACGAAGTGAAGAAGGGAGACCTTATTGGACAGCTGACGGTAGGCAACGGCTATAACAGCTACGGATACAATAGGGAAGTTGTAGAGATCAAGGCCCCGCAGTCAGGCAGCCTCGTAAGTCTGCTTCAAAGCGAATCCGTGAAGAGCGGAACCGTTCTGGCAACCGTGATCCACTCTAAGGAATGA
- a CDS encoding GNAT family N-acetyltransferase, giving the protein MSAYRFSLLEPGQEAQLMDAVRAILVETGGHNAVRYDRSYWDWQYRQLPTGLAHVHVAWHGDRIVGYYHMPIYDAVIDGRAMRIGNIQDVAMLADHRRQGGFRQLAECANAEADASPEVDLIYTFPNARSIHTFLKYNGYLRLLTYPTHVMPLDAGAMLGRRLPLLGHAVGVAGGGLLKLLRRRPRMSGSIAVAHEPDAAMAGAFMEHAARFRCCLRRDLRWLQWRYARSPRGKHWFVASYSGAEVLAAVVVKADRMFGSPALIIMDMAHRGGAEEELLALVATLARDHRALIGEAADLIFYAGQAPVNARLGGIGFLAVPERFNPRPLNLLVRDAGGAKGGSFADPSAWLVGLGDWDVL; this is encoded by the coding sequence ATGTCAGCCTACAGGTTCTCGCTGCTTGAGCCCGGGCAGGAGGCGCAGCTCATGGATGCCGTGCGCGCCATCCTCGTCGAGACGGGTGGGCACAATGCCGTTCGGTACGACCGCAGCTATTGGGACTGGCAGTACCGGCAGTTGCCCACCGGCCTGGCGCACGTGCATGTGGCCTGGCATGGCGACCGGATCGTGGGCTACTACCACATGCCCATCTACGATGCCGTGATCGATGGCCGGGCCATGCGCATCGGCAACATCCAGGATGTGGCCATGCTCGCCGACCACCGGCGCCAAGGCGGCTTCCGCCAGCTGGCTGAGTGCGCCAATGCAGAAGCCGATGCCAGCCCCGAGGTGGACCTCATCTACACCTTCCCCAATGCGCGCAGCATCCACACCTTCCTCAAGTACAACGGCTACCTGCGCTTGCTGACCTACCCGACCCATGTGATGCCGCTCGATGCAGGCGCCATGCTCGGGCGGCGGTTGCCACTGCTGGGCCACGCGGTCGGGGTGGCGGGCGGTGGCCTGCTGAAGCTGTTGAGGCGGAGGCCAAGGATGTCAGGGTCGATCGCTGTTGCACACGAGCCCGATGCCGCCATGGCCGGAGCGTTCATGGAACATGCGGCGCGGTTCAGGTGCTGCCTCCGCCGCGACCTGCGCTGGCTGCAATGGCGCTATGCGCGATCGCCTCGCGGCAAGCATTGGTTCGTCGCTTCCTACTCCGGCGCGGAGGTGCTCGCTGCTGTCGTCGTCAAGGCCGATCGCATGTTCGGGAGCCCGGCCCTCATCATCATGGACATGGCCCACCGTGGCGGAGCGGAGGAAGAACTGCTCGCGCTGGTCGCCACCCTTGCGCGCGACCACCGTGCGCTGATCGGAGAGGCAGCCGATCTGATCTTCTACGCGGGGCAAGCTCCTGTGAACGCCCGCTTGGGCGGCATCGGTTTCCTGGCGGTGCCTGAGCGCTTCAACCCGCGACCGCTGAACCTGCTGGTGCGCGATGCCGGAGGGGCCAAGGGCGGATCCTTCGCGGACCCCTCCGCATGGTTGGTGGGCCTGGGTGATTGGGACGTGCTCTGA
- a CDS encoding rhodanese-related sulfurtransferase encodes MDAHRLRNLHRPDVLRARLEREGASRTTLSFYRYVRLKDVEALRHELYSEWESLGVLGRIYLSQEGINAQISLPTANLEAFRTNLDRRDAFGDVPWKIAVEDDGKSFLKLAIKVKKKIVADGLADDAFDVTNVGAHLDAKTFNQKVEEGALVIDMRNNYESAIGFFEGAYLPKADTFRGAIEEVTEVMREKKNAEVLLYCTGGIRCEKASAYLKHEGFTNVGQLHGGIIDYARQIKALGLPSKYKGQNFVFDERLAERITDDVVSTCMQCGTKSDRICNCQEVTCNMLLVQCEDCAKKYADCCSPSCREIHLLPDAVQRAWRKGRSTRSTKTKAINDPEGLRKRIREEGALLLLNGSLHPELTNLIPTSK; translated from the coding sequence ATGGACGCCCACCGCCTCCGCAACCTGCACCGGCCCGATGTTCTTCGCGCCCGACTGGAGCGTGAGGGCGCGTCACGCACCACGCTTTCATTCTATCGCTACGTGCGTTTGAAGGATGTCGAAGCCCTTCGCCACGAGCTCTACTCCGAGTGGGAATCGTTGGGCGTCCTCGGGCGCATCTATCTCTCCCAGGAAGGCATCAATGCGCAGATAAGCCTACCAACGGCAAACCTGGAAGCCTTCCGGACAAACCTCGATAGGCGCGACGCGTTCGGCGATGTCCCGTGGAAGATCGCCGTGGAGGATGATGGCAAGAGTTTCCTCAAGCTGGCCATCAAGGTCAAGAAGAAGATCGTGGCCGACGGCTTGGCCGATGATGCCTTCGATGTGACGAACGTGGGCGCCCACCTTGACGCGAAGACCTTCAACCAGAAGGTGGAGGAAGGCGCATTGGTGATCGACATGCGCAACAATTACGAGAGCGCGATCGGCTTTTTCGAGGGAGCCTACTTGCCTAAGGCCGATACGTTCCGCGGGGCCATCGAGGAGGTGACGGAGGTGATGAGGGAGAAGAAGAACGCCGAAGTGCTTCTCTATTGCACCGGGGGCATCCGATGCGAAAAAGCCAGCGCCTACCTGAAACACGAGGGCTTCACGAACGTGGGCCAGTTGCACGGCGGCATCATCGACTACGCGCGGCAGATCAAGGCGTTAGGGCTTCCGAGCAAGTACAAGGGCCAGAACTTCGTGTTCGATGAGCGGTTGGCGGAGCGCATCACGGACGATGTGGTGAGCACCTGCATGCAATGCGGCACGAAGAGCGACCGCATCTGCAATTGCCAGGAGGTGACCTGCAACATGCTGTTGGTGCAGTGCGAGGACTGCGCCAAGAAATACGCCGACTGCTGCTCACCAAGCTGTCGGGAGATCCATCTGTTGCCCGATGCCGTGCAACGCGCGTGGCGCAAGGGCCGGAGCACCCGCAGCACGAAGACCAAGGCGATCAATGATCCCGAAGGGTTGCGCAAGCGCATCCGGGAGGAGGGGGCACTACTCCTGCTCAACGGATCGCTTCATCCTGAACTGACGAATCTCATCCCAACATCCAAGTAA
- a CDS encoding NAD-dependent epimerase/dehydratase family protein: protein MTKKILVIGSSGQIGTELVEGLRARFGNDNVVASDIKQPQVEQAGPFAMVDAMDRRGIERIIEKQGITEVYLLAALLSATAEKDPAFAWKLNMESLFIVLELAREGRLKRVYWPSSIAVFGPTTPNDKTPQHTIAEPTTVYGISKLAGEGWCQYYHKRYGVDVRSIRYPGLIGWKSAPGGGTTDYAVHIFHEAIKQGKYTSFLGPKTTLPMMYMPDAIRATIDLMEAPAERVKERTSYNLAGFSFNPEEIAAEVRRHIPGFTIDYAPDHRQAIADSWPRSIDDSAARTDWGWKPRYDLGAMVDEMMVELRKLIGG, encoded by the coding sequence ATGACCAAGAAGATCCTCGTCATCGGCTCCAGCGGCCAGATCGGCACTGAGCTCGTGGAAGGCCTGCGCGCCCGTTTCGGCAACGATAACGTGGTGGCCAGCGACATCAAGCAACCGCAGGTGGAGCAGGCTGGCCCCTTCGCCATGGTGGACGCCATGGACCGCAGGGGCATCGAGCGCATCATCGAGAAGCAGGGGATCACGGAGGTTTACCTGCTCGCCGCCTTGCTGAGCGCCACGGCTGAGAAGGATCCCGCCTTTGCGTGGAAGCTGAACATGGAGAGCCTCTTCATCGTCCTGGAGCTTGCGCGTGAGGGCAGGTTGAAGCGCGTGTATTGGCCCAGCAGCATCGCCGTTTTCGGCCCCACCACGCCGAATGACAAGACACCGCAGCACACCATCGCGGAGCCCACAACCGTATATGGCATAAGCAAACTCGCCGGCGAGGGCTGGTGCCAGTACTACCACAAGCGCTACGGCGTGGATGTGCGCAGCATCCGTTACCCCGGCCTCATCGGCTGGAAGAGCGCGCCGGGCGGCGGCACCACCGATTATGCCGTGCACATCTTCCACGAGGCGATCAAGCAGGGCAAGTACACGAGTTTCCTCGGGCCGAAGACCACCCTTCCCATGATGTACATGCCCGATGCGATCCGCGCCACCATCGACCTGATGGAAGCGCCTGCTGAGCGCGTGAAGGAACGCACCAGCTACAACCTCGCCGGCTTCAGCTTCAATCCGGAGGAGATTGCCGCCGAGGTGCGCCGTCACATCCCCGGCTTCACCATCGACTACGCGCCGGACCACCGCCAGGCCATCGCCGATAGCTGGCCGCGCAGCATAGACGATAGCGCCGCCCGCACCGACTGGGGCTGGAAGCCGCGGTATGACCTGGGAGCGATGGTGGACGAGATGATGGTTGAGTTGAGAAAGTTGATTGGGGGTTGA
- a CDS encoding toxin-antitoxin system YwqK family antitoxin, whose protein sequence is MIRQLALLTLLLIAGRAAALAQDTLNVVDEMGRKQGYWKVLAPKAEKPEYEDGQLIEEGRYANSKRVGTWKRYWPNGNVMSEITYQMGRPKGEYKTYYPTGKVEELGTWDLDRNTGKFQRYHPNGKLAQDFIFNPYGMRDGEQKYYHENGQLAVAVNVEEGKEDGALKRYDEKGQLTQSAQFNEGVIDAANSKWIKPVAKADDVKVDPKAEPAPAPAPTERTNAVVFRENGYNTLYDKQLRLSQQGEFKAGRLWDGKRYEYDRNGILDRIKIYKQGRYLGDAVITEEDLK, encoded by the coding sequence ATGATCCGACAACTCGCCCTGCTGACCCTTCTGCTCATCGCCGGTCGCGCCGCCGCCCTGGCACAGGACACCCTGAACGTGGTGGACGAGATGGGCCGGAAGCAGGGCTATTGGAAGGTGCTCGCGCCGAAAGCCGAGAAGCCCGAGTACGAGGACGGCCAATTGATCGAAGAGGGCCGCTACGCCAACAGCAAGCGCGTGGGAACGTGGAAGCGCTATTGGCCCAACGGCAACGTGATGAGCGAGATCACCTACCAGATGGGGCGTCCCAAGGGGGAGTACAAGACCTATTACCCCACGGGCAAGGTGGAGGAGCTGGGCACCTGGGACCTCGACCGCAACACGGGCAAGTTCCAGCGCTACCACCCCAATGGCAAGCTCGCGCAGGACTTCATCTTCAATCCTTACGGCATGCGCGATGGCGAGCAGAAGTACTACCATGAGAACGGCCAGCTCGCCGTGGCGGTGAATGTCGAAGAAGGCAAGGAGGATGGCGCGCTGAAGCGTTACGACGAGAAGGGCCAGCTCACCCAGAGCGCGCAGTTCAACGAAGGGGTGATCGATGCGGCCAACAGCAAGTGGATCAAGCCGGTCGCCAAGGCCGATGATGTGAAGGTGGATCCGAAAGCGGAGCCCGCTCCAGCCCCGGCGCCCACGGAGCGCACCAACGCCGTGGTCTTCCGCGAGAACGGCTACAATACGCTCTACGATAAGCAGCTCCGCCTCTCGCAGCAGGGCGAGTTCAAGGCTGGCCGCCTCTGGGACGGCAAGCGCTACGAGTACGACCGCAACGGCATCCTCGACCGAATCAAGATCTACAAGCAGGGCCGCTATCTGGGCGATGCGGTGATCACGGAGGAGGACCTGAAGTAG
- a CDS encoding DUF3473 domain-containing protein → MIAFSVDLEDWYHGIELPYSDWSGKERRLEKGMDRVMELLDRHGTKATFFTLGWIGEQYPRLIRTLCDAGHEMASHGFSHEKVYHLAPEAFREEVRRTKAILEDAGGTPVTAFRAPFFSITQKSLWALAILREEGYSIDCSISPVKTWRYGIASTPDSIFRIPEADIIEFPVSTFRLLGKRLGIGGAYFRLFPYFFTRKGLQQRAAAGLPRMFYIHPWEYDPDHPVVPMERKARFTHYTGLRNSVPYTDRMLRQFQFGTVSRTVEHHRAIRPFADVSLQVLAA, encoded by the coding sequence ATGATCGCATTCAGCGTTGACCTGGAGGATTGGTACCACGGCATTGAGCTGCCCTATTCCGACTGGAGCGGGAAGGAGCGCAGGCTCGAGAAAGGCATGGACCGCGTGATGGAGCTCCTGGATCGTCATGGCACCAAGGCCACCTTCTTCACCTTGGGATGGATCGGGGAGCAATACCCCCGGCTGATCCGCACGCTTTGTGACGCCGGGCATGAGATGGCATCGCACGGGTTCAGCCACGAGAAGGTGTACCACCTGGCACCGGAAGCATTCCGTGAAGAAGTACGGCGCACCAAAGCCATCCTCGAAGATGCAGGGGGCACACCGGTCACGGCCTTCCGCGCGCCCTTCTTCAGCATCACGCAGAAGTCGCTCTGGGCGCTCGCGATCCTGCGCGAGGAGGGCTACTCCATCGACTGTTCCATATCCCCTGTGAAGACCTGGCGCTATGGTATAGCCAGCACGCCCGACAGCATCTTCCGAATCCCTGAGGCCGACATCATCGAGTTCCCGGTGAGCACCTTTCGCCTGCTCGGCAAGCGGCTGGGCATCGGCGGAGCCTACTTCCGGCTGTTCCCGTATTTCTTCACGCGCAAAGGGCTTCAGCAACGCGCGGCGGCAGGCCTGCCACGGATGTTCTACATCCATCCGTGGGAATATGACCCGGATCATCCGGTGGTGCCCATGGAGCGCAAAGCCCGATTCACGCACTACACCGGCCTGCGCAACTCCGTGCCCTATACCGATCGCATGCTGCGCCAGTTCCAGTTCGGCACGGTGAGCCGTACCGTCGAGCACCACCGGGCCATCAGGCCCTTTGCCGATGTCAGCCTACAGGTTCTCGCTGCTTGA